A stretch of Thermus antranikianii DSM 12462 DNA encodes these proteins:
- a CDS encoding restriction endonuclease produces the protein MALWLVRAGKRGETEAFCLENKVAAVGWDEVPDLTSLDNRATLLQHLSTIYSEKSRNALINWASELWAFAKEMKEGDLVALPSKREPKIHFGTVTGPYRYVPDNPPGAKHTRPVQWLKTIPRAALDQDLLYSLGSSLTVAQIQRNNAEERVRDLLVNGGDVKNGNGTEKLNLEELARDAIRDYLNRRFKGHALARLVEGILQAQGYRTFLSPTGPDGGVDILAGSGPLGFESPRIAVQVKSGDAPIGTKELNELRGAMKKFGANYGLFVSWGGFKETAKKEKPTSYFEIRLWDSEDLILHLLESYERLPEELKAELPLKRIWILVEDEENA, from the coding sequence ATGGCCCTTTGGCTGGTGCGGGCGGGGAAGAGAGGGGAAACCGAGGCCTTTTGCCTCGAAAACAAGGTAGCCGCCGTAGGCTGGGACGAGGTTCCTGACCTCACCTCGTTGGACAACCGCGCGACGCTTCTGCAGCACTTGAGCACGATATATTCAGAAAAGTCCAGAAATGCCCTTATCAACTGGGCCAGCGAGTTATGGGCCTTTGCCAAAGAGATGAAGGAAGGAGACTTGGTGGCCCTCCCTTCCAAGCGAGAGCCAAAAATTCACTTCGGAACGGTGACCGGACCCTATCGCTACGTACCTGATAACCCACCCGGGGCCAAGCATACACGCCCAGTCCAATGGTTGAAGACTATCCCACGAGCGGCTCTGGACCAGGATCTACTCTACTCCCTGGGTTCCTCTCTGACCGTGGCCCAAATACAAAGGAATAATGCAGAAGAACGGGTTCGCGACCTATTAGTAAATGGGGGAGATGTAAAGAACGGAAATGGGACAGAAAAACTAAACCTCGAGGAACTTGCCCGGGATGCCATCCGGGATTACCTTAACCGCCGCTTCAAGGGGCATGCCCTGGCAAGGCTGGTGGAGGGTATTCTTCAAGCCCAGGGTTACCGCACCTTCCTCTCGCCCACCGGTCCCGATGGTGGGGTGGACATCCTGGCAGGCTCCGGGCCTTTGGGCTTTGAATCCCCCCGTATTGCCGTTCAGGTGAAGTCCGGGGATGCCCCCATAGGCACCAAGGAACTCAACGAGCTCCGGGGTGCCATGAAGAAGTTTGGAGCCAACTATGGCCTCTTTGTAAGCTGGGGTGGCTTTAAGGAAACGGCCAAAAAGGAAAAGCCCACCAGTTACTTTGAAATCCGCCTGTGGGACTCTGAAGACCTGATCCTGCACCTCTTGGAGAGCTACGAACGTCTGCCTGAGGAGCTTAAGGCCGAACTTCCCCTTAAGCGCATCTGGATCCTGGTAGAGGACGAAGAGAACGCATGA
- a CDS encoding TatD family hydrolase codes for MTDTHAHLDFLEEAELEDAKAHFPELRAILTLGVDPTRWERTLALAQGNVYAAVGLHPTSAHLLSPEVEEALRYYARHPRVRAIGESGLDYYWTPETKPAQLKALEFQATLAEELGLPLVLHVRSKDGQAEEDLAAWLLTHRPKRVVLHAFGGHPALEAAGLEVGAYFSFAGPLTYKKNQALREAAQRLPLHKLLVETDTPFLPPEPHRGKRNLPHHVRHTLNRLAEVRGMTLEEMESITDQNAETCFRWT; via the coding sequence ATGACCGACACCCACGCCCACCTGGATTTCCTAGAAGAAGCCGAGCTGGAAGACGCCAAAGCCCACTTTCCGGAACTTAGGGCCATCCTCACCCTGGGGGTAGACCCAACCCGTTGGGAGAGGACCCTGGCCCTGGCCCAGGGCAATGTGTACGCCGCGGTAGGCCTCCACCCCACCTCGGCCCATCTGCTCTCCCCCGAGGTGGAAGAGGCTTTAAGGTATTACGCCCGTCACCCCCGGGTGCGGGCCATTGGGGAAAGCGGCCTGGACTATTACTGGACCCCCGAAACCAAGCCCGCCCAGCTCAAGGCCCTGGAGTTCCAAGCAACCCTGGCCGAGGAGCTCGGACTACCCTTGGTGCTCCATGTGCGGAGCAAGGATGGACAAGCGGAGGAAGACCTGGCCGCCTGGCTTCTCACCCACCGACCCAAAAGGGTGGTTCTCCATGCCTTCGGCGGGCACCCGGCCCTCGAGGCAGCGGGCCTCGAGGTGGGAGCCTACTTCAGCTTCGCAGGCCCTCTCACCTACAAGAAAAACCAGGCCCTCCGGGAAGCCGCCCAAAGGCTTCCCCTGCACAAGCTCCTGGTGGAAACCGACACCCCCTTCCTGCCCCCAGAACCCCACCGGGGAAAGCGCAACCTTCCCCACCACGTGCGCCACACCCTGAATAGGCTTGCGGAGGTGCGGGGAATGACCTTGGAGGAAATGGAATCCATCACCGACCAGAACGCGGAAACCTGCTTCCGCTGGACATAG
- a CDS encoding phospholipase D-like domain-containing protein produces MRKLLLPPVLPLVFLLLTALAAPRLVVEPEDGVKPLLDLIASAQEEILVKMYLWTPSRLDVVDALGEAVARGVKVKVLLEREPSGGRVDLTVFQALKERGVDVKLTTPFRFVFVHEKSLVVDRKRAWVGTMNLTGSSFTANREYALILDDPRQVAEVVRVFEADWEGKRLDLSQALLVWAPSRILGGVKEGNARETLLALIRGARREVFLEHQAMADPEVVAALKEALARGVRVRLVGSPQEPGDTYFLAGAEELRRAGADLRFLPDPYVHAKALVVDGEVALVGSLNLSANSLNANRELSVRFTRKEAPEAFARLLSVMERDFQAGLTENPFALPPLEGVIPWQDAPKYFGRIATVEGVIQQVEDRGTVAFLRFGPGESDLRLVVFPRSYTLFRQPFPQSYLGKKVRARGRIVLYAGYYEIVLEDPSALEVLDGSP; encoded by the coding sequence ATGAGAAAGCTCCTTTTACCCCCTGTCTTACCCCTTGTCTTCCTCCTCCTAACCGCCCTGGCCGCCCCCAGGCTGGTGGTGGAGCCGGAGGACGGGGTCAAGCCGCTACTGGACCTCATCGCCTCGGCCCAGGAGGAGATCCTGGTGAAGATGTACCTCTGGACCCCAAGCCGTCTGGACGTGGTGGACGCCTTGGGGGAGGCTGTGGCCCGGGGCGTGAAGGTTAAGGTCCTTTTGGAGCGGGAGCCCTCCGGGGGACGGGTGGACCTCACGGTATTCCAGGCCCTGAAGGAACGGGGAGTAGATGTCAAGCTCACCACCCCCTTCCGCTTCGTCTTCGTCCACGAGAAAAGCCTGGTGGTGGACCGCAAGCGGGCCTGGGTGGGCACCATGAACCTCACGGGAAGCTCCTTTACCGCCAACCGGGAGTACGCCCTCATCCTGGACGATCCCAGGCAGGTGGCGGAGGTGGTAAGGGTCTTTGAAGCGGACTGGGAGGGGAAAAGGCTGGACCTCTCCCAGGCGCTTCTCGTCTGGGCCCCAAGCCGCATCCTGGGCGGAGTCAAGGAGGGCAACGCCCGGGAAACCCTCCTCGCTCTGATCCGTGGGGCCAGGAGGGAGGTTTTCCTGGAGCACCAGGCCATGGCCGATCCCGAGGTGGTGGCCGCCCTTAAGGAAGCCTTGGCCAGAGGGGTCCGGGTCCGCCTGGTGGGAAGCCCCCAGGAGCCCGGGGACACCTACTTCCTGGCGGGAGCGGAGGAGCTAAGGCGGGCCGGGGCGGATCTCCGCTTCCTACCCGATCCCTACGTGCACGCCAAAGCCCTGGTGGTGGACGGGGAGGTGGCCCTCGTGGGAAGCCTGAACCTGAGCGCCAACTCCTTAAACGCCAACCGGGAGCTTTCCGTGCGCTTCACCCGCAAGGAAGCCCCCGAGGCCTTCGCCAGGCTCCTTTCCGTGATGGAAAGGGACTTCCAGGCAGGGCTTACCGAAAACCCCTTTGCCCTACCGCCCCTGGAAGGGGTCATTCCCTGGCAAGATGCCCCTAAGTACTTTGGCCGTATAGCCACGGTGGAAGGGGTGATTCAGCAGGTGGAAGACCGGGGCACTGTGGCCTTCCTTCGGTTCGGACCCGGGGAAAGCGACCTGAGGCTGGTGGTCTTCCCAAGGAGCTACACCCTCTTCCGGCAACCCTTCCCCCAAAGCTACCTGGGTAAGAAGGTAAGGGCCAGGGGGCGCATCGTGCTTTACGCCGGCTACTACGAGATCGTCCTGGAGGATCCCTCGGCCCTCGAGGTGCTGGATGGAAGCCCTTAA
- the aspS gene encoding aspartate--tRNA(Asn) ligase → MRVLVRDLKKHVGEEVELLGFLHWRRDLGKVQFLLLRDRSGIVQVVTGGQKLPLPESSLRVRGQVVESPKAPGGLEVQAKEIEILSPALEPTPVEIPKEEWRASPDTLLEYRYVTLRGEKARAPLKVQAALVRGFRRYLDRQDFTEIFTPKVVRAGAEGGSGLFGVDYFEYRAYLAQSPQLYKQIMVGVFERVYEVAPVWRMEEHNTSRHLNEYLSLDVEMGFIEGEEDLMRLEENLLQEMLEEALSSAGNEIRLLGAEWPSFPKEIPRLTHAEARKILKEELGYPVGQDLSEEAERLLGQYAKEHWGSDWLFITHYPRSLRPFYTYPEENGTTRSFDLLFRGLEITSGGQRIHHYQDLVESLKAKGMDLEGFKGYLEVFKYGMPPHGGFAIGAERLTQKLLGLPNVRYARAFPRDRHRLTP, encoded by the coding sequence ATGCGGGTTCTGGTACGGGACTTGAAGAAGCATGTGGGCGAAGAGGTGGAGCTACTGGGCTTTCTCCACTGGCGGCGGGACCTGGGCAAGGTGCAGTTCCTATTGCTACGGGACCGAAGCGGCATCGTGCAGGTGGTGACCGGAGGGCAGAAACTCCCCTTGCCGGAAAGCAGCCTGCGGGTAAGGGGCCAGGTGGTGGAAAGTCCCAAGGCCCCAGGGGGCCTCGAGGTGCAGGCAAAGGAAATAGAGATCCTCTCCCCTGCCCTGGAGCCCACCCCGGTGGAGATCCCCAAGGAGGAGTGGCGGGCAAGCCCCGACACCCTTCTGGAATACCGCTATGTTACCCTAAGGGGGGAAAAGGCCCGCGCTCCCCTCAAGGTGCAAGCGGCCCTGGTGCGGGGTTTTAGGCGCTATCTAGACCGGCAGGATTTCACGGAGATCTTCACCCCCAAGGTGGTGCGGGCCGGGGCCGAGGGAGGCTCAGGGCTTTTCGGGGTGGACTACTTCGAGTACCGGGCCTACCTGGCCCAGTCCCCCCAGCTTTACAAGCAAATCATGGTGGGGGTGTTTGAGCGCGTTTACGAGGTAGCCCCGGTCTGGCGCATGGAGGAGCACAACACCAGCCGCCACCTAAACGAGTACCTCTCCCTGGACGTGGAAATGGGGTTCATCGAGGGGGAGGAGGACCTCATGCGGCTTGAGGAAAACCTCCTTCAGGAGATGCTGGAGGAAGCCCTTTCCAGTGCCGGGAACGAGATCCGGCTTTTGGGAGCCGAGTGGCCCTCCTTCCCCAAGGAAATCCCTCGCCTGACCCACGCCGAGGCCCGGAAAATCCTCAAAGAAGAACTGGGCTACCCCGTAGGCCAGGACCTTTCCGAGGAGGCGGAGCGCCTCCTCGGCCAGTACGCCAAGGAGCACTGGGGTTCGGACTGGCTCTTCATCACCCATTACCCCCGAAGCCTTAGGCCCTTCTATACCTACCCCGAGGAAAACGGCACCACAAGGAGTTTTGACCTCCTCTTCCGGGGCCTGGAGATCACCTCCGGGGGCCAGAGAATTCACCATTACCAAGACCTGGTGGAAAGCCTAAAGGCCAAGGGCATGGACCTCGAGGGCTTTAAGGGCTACCTGGAGGTCTTCAAGTACGGTATGCCCCCCCACGGGGGTTTCGCCATCGGGGCAGAAAGGCTCACGCAAAAGCTTCTCGGCCTCCCCAACGTGCGCTACGCCCGGGCCTTCCCCAGAGACCGGCACCGGCTCACCCCCTGA
- a CDS encoding succinate dehydrogenase iron-sulfur subunit: MQVTLKILRFDPAKDQKPTWRTYQVEAEPWDRVLDLLHKVKWDQDGTLAFRRSCGHGICGSDAMLINGRNRLACKTLVKDLGNVITVEPIRGLPVEKDLIVDMEPFFAAYRAVKPYLINDEPPPARERLQSPEERERFDHGTKCILCASCTTSCPVFWVNGTYLGPAAIVQAHRFIFDSRDRGKRERFKVLGSGSGVWRCRTAYNCTEACPRDIPVTQLIEEVKRAILFDRF; this comes from the coding sequence ATGCAGGTAACCCTGAAGATCCTCCGCTTTGACCCTGCCAAGGACCAAAAGCCCACCTGGCGCACGTACCAGGTGGAGGCCGAGCCTTGGGATCGGGTTTTGGACCTCCTGCACAAGGTGAAGTGGGATCAAGACGGCACCCTGGCCTTCCGCCGGAGCTGTGGGCACGGCATCTGCGGCTCCGACGCCATGCTGATCAACGGCAGAAACCGCCTAGCCTGCAAGACCCTGGTGAAGGACCTGGGAAACGTGATCACCGTGGAACCCATCCGGGGCCTGCCGGTGGAGAAGGACCTCATTGTGGACATGGAACCCTTCTTTGCCGCCTATCGGGCGGTGAAACCTTACCTCATCAACGATGAGCCTCCCCCGGCCCGGGAGCGCCTGCAAAGCCCTGAGGAACGGGAGCGGTTTGACCACGGCACCAAGTGTATCCTCTGCGCCAGCTGCACCACCAGCTGTCCTGTTTTCTGGGTAAACGGGACGTACCTGGGCCCTGCCGCTATTGTTCAGGCCCACCGGTTCATCTTTGACTCCCGCGACCGGGGAAAGAGGGAGCGCTTCAAGGTTCTGGGATCGGGGAGCGGGGTTTGGCGCTGCCGCACCGCTTACAACTGTACCGAGGCCTGCCCCCGGGATATCCCCGTAACCCAGCTCATAGAGGAGGTTAAGCGGGCCATCCTCTTTGACCGCTTCTAA